In one Rhopalosiphum padi isolate XX-2018 chromosome 3, ASM2088224v1, whole genome shotgun sequence genomic region, the following are encoded:
- the LOC132925588 gene encoding uncharacterized protein LOC132925588, with product MDLCFVCDEELEGRYIRLATTRTSYGNELLLEKISGVLGEEFVVVVNNDHLACNNCASQLNQIDKLEMDLKLVKNAMLSCIRKKHGIIVADEDVEAIIMDKEYLKDVDSSKVSNLLKMSGPPNLLIQQVKRPIRFLNERPRPQQVFTPQVSTSQQVSTPQVSTPQQVPRPQQAPRLQQESRQQQVPRLQQVPTPQPSKEQLWVMPPHQVQNSQLLLNQQQIKKQQNGANSLKIHKSDADAHVQNCVPQSNKIESGKPIKINQNAVKISTPLPQKKSTSIFRCQICAKAFDSRGRCIEHIQNDHKKPTLNKLEKRIEKSGPSTSNLIKVISKSKSHSTNHKVESPMNDNQLNNKKCTVDIDMPLKDSVLVEKSEEEKKTESTGEDGEIENSES from the exons ATGGATCTCTGTTTTGTTTGTGACGAAGAATTGGAAGGACGTTATATAAGATTAGCCACTACTCGAACATCATATGGTAATGAGTTACTTCTAGAAAAAATTTCTGGGGTCCTTGGAGAAGagtttgttgttgttgtcaATAATGACCATCTCGCGTGCAATAACTGTGCATCGCAATTAAATCAGATTGACAAGTTAGAAATGGATTTGAAACTTGTTAAAAATGCAATGTTGTCATGCATAAGGAAAAAACATGGAATAATAGTTGCTGATGAGGATGTTGAG GCTATCATAATGGACAAGGAATATTTGAAGGATGTCGATTCGTCTAAAGTTTCAAATCTTTTGAAAATGAGCGGACCTCCTAACCTTCTTATTCAACAGGTTAAGAGAccaattagatttttaaatgaacGTCCTAGACCACAACAAGTATTTACACCACAAGTATCTACATCACAACAAGTATCTACACCACAAGTATCTACACCACAGCAAGTACCGAGGCCACAACAAGCACCAAGACTGCAACAAGAATCAAGGCAGCAACAAGTACCGAGGCTACAACAAGTACCAACGCCACAACCATCAAAGGAACAGTTATGGGTAATGCCGCCACACCAAGTACAGAACTCACAGCTACTACTGAATCagcaacaaattaaaaaacaacaaaatggtgctaacagtttaaaaatacacaaatcaGATGCAGATGCACATGTTCA aaattgcgTGCCtcaatcaaataaaatagaatcGGGAAAACCTATCAAAATCAATCAAAATGCTGTTAAAATATCAACTCCg tTACCGCAAAAGAAGAGTACATCAATTTTTAGATGCCAAATATGTGCCAAAGCTTTTGACAGCAGGGGGCGTTGTATTGAACACATTCAAAATGATCATAAAAAGCCAACTTTAAATAAGTTG gaaaaaaGAATAGAAAAATCTGGTCCAAGTACTTCCAATCTCATAAAAGTTATTTCTAAGTCGAAGTCTCATTCAACTAATCATAAAGTGGAGTCTCCTATGAATGATAATCAActgaacaataaaaaatgtactgtaGATATTGATATGCCGTTGAAAGACAGTGTGCTTGTTGAAAAATCTGAAGAAGAAAAGAAAACTGAAAGTACAGGGGAAGATGGAGAAATTGAAAACTCAGAAAGTTAA
- the LOC132927969 gene encoding uncharacterized protein LOC132927969, which yields MCNYIFEWYSRNSERNLSEDARKSALISFKQSLTEEPIENKFRTASPIFWYTGIELMMIGIHSGKPRLLFSTKPTTEQILDSIDKCQATFLMTGVAAINEMMSCQMANDHNYNIQSLTTFVVGGSPMWQIYKRQL from the exons ATGTGCAATTATATATTCGAGTGGTACAGCAGGAACTCCGAAAGGAATTTGTCTGAAGACGCTAGGAAATCAGCTTTAATCTCGTTCAAGCA gtCATTAACGGAAGAacctattgaaaacaaatttaggaCCGCTTCTCCTATATTTTGGTACACGGGAATTGAATTAATGATGATCGGTATTCATTCTGGCAAACCAAGACTATTATTCTCGACAAAACCAACCACTGAACAAATACTTGATTCAATAGACAAATGTCAA GCAACATTTTTAATGACCGGTGTAGCTGCAATCAATGAAATGATGTCCTGTCAAATGGCAAATGACCACAATTATAATATCCAGAGTTTAACGACATTCGTAGTTGGTGGGTCACCGATGTGGCAGATTTACAAAAGACAGTTGTAA
- the LOC132925589 gene encoding LOW QUALITY PROTEIN: uncharacterized protein LOC132925589 (The sequence of the model RefSeq protein was modified relative to this genomic sequence to represent the inferred CDS: inserted 1 base in 1 codon), translating into MTNVLNNITYQTILKISTMVRYGFTTYSSTDVAADQNLFVRPIKSKHPIGPCAIIYSSGTAGTPKGXLSEDARKSALISFKQSLTEEPIENKFRTASPIFWYTGIELMMIGIHSGKPRLLFSTKPTTEQILDSIDKCQATFLMTGVAAINEMMSCQMANDHKYNIQSLTTFVLGGSPISLARMETGECLGPDTKSDIRIKSVSNGMGYVNNDMKKKTICSYVEDGWLSSDDVVYYTDDCCLFIVGRIKLLMIYKVQSVR; encoded by the exons AtgacaaatgttttaaataatattacttatcaaACGATATTGAAGATTTCTACCATGGTTCGTTACGGCTTTACTACCTATTCGAGTACCGATGTTGCGGCGGATCAAAATTTGTTTGTCCGTCCGATTAAATCAAAACATCCAATTGGCCCATGTGCAATTATATATTCGAGTGGTACAGCAGGAACTCCGAAAG ATTTGTCTGAAGACGCTAGGAAATCAGCTTTAATCTCGTTCAAGCA gtCATTAACGGAAGAacctattgaaaacaaatttaggaCCGCTTCTCCTATATTTTGGTACACGGGAATTGAATTAATGATGATCGGTATTCATTCTGGCAAACCAAGACTATTATTCTCGACAAAACCAACCACTGAACAAATACTTGATTCAATAGACAAATGTCAA GCAACATTTTTAATGACTGGTGTAGCTGCAATCAATGAAATGATGTCCTGTCAAATGGCAAATGACCACAAGTATAATATCCAGAGTTTAACGACATTCGTACTTGGTGGGTCTCCGAT ATCGTTAGCTCGGATGGAAACTGGCGAATGTTTAGGCCCCGATACTAAAAGCGATATTCGTATTAAATCGGTGTCCAACGGGATGGGATATGTCAACAacgacatgaaaaaaaaaacgatttgttcGTACGTTGAGGACGGTTGGTTAAGCAGCGATGATGTTGTATACTATACAGACGATTGCTGTTTGTTCATTGTCGGTCGGATTAAATTGTTGATGATTTACAAGGTCCAGAGTGTACGATGA